The proteins below are encoded in one region of Paenacidovorax monticola:
- the hscB gene encoding Fe-S protein assembly co-chaperone HscB → MNLQSDDFELFGVPRQFAQDRAALDQRWKDLQREAHPDRFAAQGAAAQRVAMQWSVRINEAYQRLKDPQKRAAYLCELHGAPIRAEDNTAMPAAFLMQQMEWREALEEAASEASLDALDDTVQQARRAALAHCGELIDAQRDYASAAQQVRALMFIARFAQDIDRRREQLGQ, encoded by the coding sequence ATGAACCTGCAATCCGACGACTTCGAACTGTTTGGCGTTCCGCGGCAATTCGCGCAGGACCGCGCCGCGCTGGACCAGCGCTGGAAAGACCTGCAGCGCGAGGCGCACCCCGACCGTTTCGCGGCCCAGGGCGCCGCCGCCCAGCGCGTGGCCATGCAGTGGTCCGTGCGCATCAACGAAGCCTACCAGCGCCTCAAGGACCCGCAGAAGCGGGCTGCGTACCTCTGCGAGCTGCATGGCGCTCCCATCCGTGCCGAGGACAACACGGCCATGCCTGCGGCTTTCCTGATGCAGCAGATGGAGTGGCGTGAGGCGCTGGAGGAGGCTGCCTCCGAGGCCTCGCTCGACGCGCTGGACGACACCGTGCAGCAGGCGCGCCGCGCCGCGCTGGCGCACTGCGGCGAGCTGATCGACGCGCAGCGGGACTACGCCTCGGCGGCGCAGCAGGTCAGAGCCCTCATGTTCATTGCGCGATTTGCGCAGGACATCGACCGCCGCCGGGAGCAACTGGGACAATAG
- the iscU gene encoding Fe-S cluster assembly scaffold IscU: MAYSDKVIDHYENPRNVGSFDKGDESVGTGMVGAPACGDVMKLQIKVNPQTGVIEDARFKTYGCGSAIASSSLVTEWVKGKTLDEAAQLKNSVIAEELALPPVKIHCSILAEDAIKAAVNDYKAKHAATTVAA; this comes from the coding sequence ATGGCTTACTCAGACAAAGTGATTGACCATTACGAGAACCCTCGGAACGTGGGCTCGTTCGACAAGGGCGACGAATCGGTGGGCACCGGCATGGTGGGTGCGCCCGCCTGCGGCGACGTGATGAAGCTGCAGATCAAGGTGAACCCGCAGACCGGCGTGATCGAGGATGCGCGCTTCAAGACCTACGGCTGCGGCTCGGCCATCGCCTCGTCGTCGCTCGTGACCGAATGGGTCAAGGGCAAGACGCTGGACGAAGCGGCCCAGCTCAAGAACAGCGTGATCGCTGAAGAACTGGCGCTGCCGCCCGTGAAGATCCATTGCTCGATCCTGGCCGAGGACGCCATCAAGGCGGCCGTCAACGACTACAAGGCCAAGCACGCAGCGACGACGGTGGCCGCCTGA
- the iscA gene encoding iron-sulfur cluster assembly protein IscA — protein sequence MSITLTEAAARHVSRYLSRRGKGLGVRLGVKTTGCSGLAYKLEYVDEQAPEDIVFENHGVKVLIDPKSLAYIDGTELDFVREGLNEGFKFNNPNERDRCGCGESFRV from the coding sequence ATGTCCATCACGCTGACCGAAGCCGCTGCCCGGCATGTGAGCCGCTACCTTTCCCGGCGCGGCAAGGGGCTGGGCGTGCGCCTCGGCGTCAAGACCACGGGCTGTTCCGGCCTGGCCTACAAGCTGGAGTACGTGGACGAGCAGGCGCCCGAGGACATCGTGTTCGAGAACCACGGCGTCAAGGTGCTGATCGACCCCAAGAGCCTGGCCTACATCGACGGCACCGAGCTCGACTTCGTGCGCGAGGGGCTCAACGAGGGCTTCAAGTTCAACAACCCCAACGAGCGCGACCGCTGCGGTTGCGGAGAGAGCTTCCGGGTTTGA